One part of the Ornithodoros turicata isolate Travis chromosome 2, ASM3712646v1, whole genome shotgun sequence genome encodes these proteins:
- the LOC135386052 gene encoding uncharacterized protein LOC135386052 isoform X2 has protein sequence MGSSWSKDKAVQLLEDIRQKSRDKAQSVRTLRNRIRWLSQWKSTAAVGCLFICFLTAILHTFHQFGVTWSIIACLLPLLVFAIVWMALPAFLQKELNSRTRELGSLNEDRRNILEKVKTTQMYEDAQQLLSVYDGDAFDISVQL, from the exons agcaaagaCAAGGCCGTCCAGCTCCTAGAAGATATTAGGCAG AAAAGCAGGGACAAAGCGCAATCGGTGCGTACTCTACGAAACAGGATTCGGTGGCTCTCCCAGTGGAAGTCCACGGCGGCAGTGGGGTGCCTTTTTATATGTTTCTTAACGGCGATCCTCCACACATTCCATCAGTTCGGAGTGACATGGTCTATCATTGCTTGTCTCCTCCCCCTCCTGGT GTTCGCAATCGTGTGGATGGCTCTGCCTGCGTTTCTACAAAAAGAACTTAACAGCCGCACACGAGAACTAGGGAGCTTGAATGAAGATCGAAGGAATATTTTGGAAAAAGTGAAGACTACACAAATGTACGAGGATGCACAACAGTTGCTAAGTGTGTACGATGGGGACGCATTTGACATATCAGTTCAGTTGTGA
- the LOC135386052 gene encoding uncharacterized protein LOC135386052 isoform X3 — MGNSWSKDKAVQLLEDIRQKSRDKAQSVRTLRNRIRWLSQWKSTAAVGCLFICFLTAILHTFHQFGVTWSIIACLLPLLVFAIVWMALPAFLQKELNSRTRELGSLNEDRRNILEKVKTTQMYEDAQQLLSVYDGDAFDISVQL; from the exons ATGGGGAACTCGTGG agcaaagaCAAGGCCGTCCAGCTCCTAGAAGATATTAGGCAG AAAAGCAGGGACAAAGCGCAATCGGTGCGTACTCTACGAAACAGGATTCGGTGGCTCTCCCAGTGGAAGTCCACGGCGGCAGTGGGGTGCCTTTTTATATGTTTCTTAACGGCGATCCTCCACACATTCCATCAGTTCGGAGTGACATGGTCTATCATTGCTTGTCTCCTCCCCCTCCTGGT GTTCGCAATCGTGTGGATGGCTCTGCCTGCGTTTCTACAAAAAGAACTTAACAGCCGCACACGAGAACTAGGGAGCTTGAATGAAGATCGAAGGAATATTTTGGAAAAAGTGAAGACTACACAAATGTACGAGGATGCACAACAGTTGCTAAGTGTGTACGATGGGGACGCATTTGACATATCAGTTCAGTTGTGA